One stretch of Glycine soja cultivar W05 chromosome 7, ASM419377v2, whole genome shotgun sequence DNA includes these proteins:
- the LOC114419009 gene encoding uncharacterized protein LOC114419009: MAVDHQEPNQHQPSMFPWQLRRRVPLLRRRKVQTVRLGGKKPRRRISGILRMFRRMRLRWLKLQYVRMLKRLKEQYRNIVKDLVEAGSTIETFQQRLFMESTFAIPVGVNLSTYPSRFGSDHRPRTIFM, encoded by the coding sequence ATGGCTGTGGATCACCAAGAACCAAATCAACACCAACCCTCGATGTTTCCGTGGCAGCTCCGGCGGAGGGTCCCACTGCTCCGGCGGAGGAAGGTGCAGACGGTGCGGCTAGGCGGGAAGAAGCCACGGCGGCGAATTTCGGGGATACTTAGGATGTTTCGGAGGATGCGTTTAAGGTGGCTAAAGTTGCAATATGTTCGCATGCTGAAGAGGCTTAAGGAACAGTACCGAAACATCGTTAAGGATCTGGTCGAAGCTGGGTCCACCATTGAAACCTTTCAGCAACGTCTTTTCATGGAAAGCACTTTTGCAATCCCCGTTGGGGTTAACTTGTCTACCTACCCTTCTCGCTTTGGATCAGATCATCGCCCCAGAACCATCTTCatgtaa
- the LOC114418185 gene encoding subtilisin-like protease SBT1.4, which translates to MASPFSLLFLFLSLCFSASSSSSDDAPRTYIIHVAQSQKPSLFTSHKTWYSSILRSLPPSSPPATPLYTYSSAAAGFSVRLSPSQASLLRRHPSVLALLPDQIRHPHTTHTPRFLGLADSFGLWPNSDYADDVIVGVLDTGIWPELKSFSDENLSPISSSSSWKGSCQSSPDFPSSLCNNKIIGAKAFYKGYESYLERPIDESQESKSPRDTEGHGTHTASTAAGAVVSNASLFHYAQGEARGMATKARIAAYKICWKLGCFDSDILAAMDEAVSDGVHVISLSVGASGYAPQYYRDSIAVGAFGAARHNVLVSCSAGNSGPGPSTAVNIAPWILTVGASTVDREFPADVILGDGRVFGGVSLYYGEKLPDFKLPLVYAKDCGSRYCYMGSLESSKVQGKIVVCDRGGNARVEKGSAVKLAGGLGMIMANTEANGEELLADAHLLAATMVGQAAGDKIKEYIKLSQYPTATIEFRGTVIGGSEPSAPQVASFSSRGPNHLTSQILKPDVIAPGVNILAGWTGRVGPTDLDIDPRRVEFNIISGTSMSCPHASGIAALLRKAYPEWSPAAIKSALMTTAYNVDNSGGSIKDLGSGKESNPFIHGAGHVDPNRAINPGLVYDLDTGDYVAFLCSVGYDANQIAVFTREPAAESVCEGKVGRTGKLASPGDLNYPSFAVKLGGEGDLVKNKRVVTNVGSEVDAVYTVKVNPPPGVGVGVSPSTIVFSAENKTQAFEVTFSRVKLDGSESFGSIEWTDGSHVVRSPIAVTWSGAYSSSV; encoded by the coding sequence ATGGCTTCTCCATTCTCACTCTTGTTCTTATTCCTGTCCTTGTGTTTCTCTGCTTCCTCATCCTCATCGGACGACGCTCCACGAACCTACATCATCCACGTGGCGCAATCCCAGAAGCCCAGTCTCTTCACCTCACACAAAACCTGGTACTCCTCTATCCTCCGCTCCCTCCCTCCCTCCTCACCCCCCGCCACCCCCCTCTACACCTACTCCTCCGCCGCCGCCGGCTTCTCCGTCCGCCTCAGCCCCTCCCAAGCCTCCCTCCTCCGCCGCCACCCCTCCGTCCTCGCCCTCCTCCCCGACCAAATCCGCCATCCCCACACCACCCACACCCCGCGCTTCCTCGGCCTCGCCGACTCCTTTGGCCTCTGGCCCAACTCCGACTACGCCGACGACGTAATAGTCGGCGTCCTCGACACCGGAATCTGGCCGGAGCTCAAGAGCTTCTCCGACGAAAACCTCTCCCcaatctcctcctcctcctcatgGAAAGGCTCCTGCCAATCCTCACCCGACTTCCCTTCCTCCCTCtgcaacaacaaaatcatcGGCGCCAAAGCCTTCTACAAAGGCTACGAATCCTACCTCGAAAGACCAATCGACGAATCTCAGGAATCGAAATCGCCACGCGACACCGAAGGCCACGGCACGCACACCGCCTCCACCGCCGCAGGCGCCGTCGTCTCCAACGCAAGCCTCTTCCACTATGCGCAGGGCGAAGCCAGAGGAATGGCTACGAAAGCAAGAATCGCAGCCTATAAGATCTGCTGGAAGCTAGGTTGCTTCGACTCTGACATCCTCGCCGCCATGGACGAGGCTGTCTCCGACGGCGTCCACGTCATCTCGCTCTCCGTCGGCGCGTCCGGCTACGCGCCCCAGTACTACCGTGACTCAATCGCCGTGGGAGCGTTCGGCGCTGCCAGACACAACGTTCTCGTCTCGTGCTCCGCCGGAAACTCAGGACCTGGTCCTTCCACCGCTGTTAACATAGCACCGTGGATTTTAACCGTCGGAGCTTCCACCGTCGACAGAGAGTTTCCGGCAGACGTGATCCTCGGAGACGGAAGAGTCTTCGGTGGGGTGTCTTTGTATTACGGCGAAAAATTACCTGATTTTAAGCTTCCATTGGTTTACGCTAAGGATTGTGGAAGCAGGTACTGTTACATGGGATCTCTAGAATCTTCCAAAGTGCAAGGAAAAATTGTTGTTTGTGACAGAGGAGGGAATGCTAGAGTTGAAAAGGGAAGTGCAGTGAAACTTGCTGGTGGGTTGGGAATGATTATGGCCAACACTGAAGCCAACGGTGAAGAGCTTCTTGCAGATGCGCATCTTTTAGCAGCTACTATGGTGGGTCAAGCCGCTGGGGATAAGATTAAGGAGTATATAAAGCTGAGTCAGTACCCAACAGCAACGATTGAGTTCAGAGGAACTGTGATTGGTGGTTCAGAACCTTCTGCTCCTCAAGTTGCTTCCTTTTCTAGCCGTGGACCCAACCATCTTACATCGCAGATTCTGAAGCCTGATGTTATTGCTCCGGGGGTTAATATCTTAGCAGGGTGGACTGGGCGTGTGGGGCCCACGGATTTGGACATTGATCCTAGGAGGGTCGAGTTTAACATAATTTCGGGTACTTCTATGTCGTGTCCTCATGCGAGCGGCATTGCTGCGTTGCTTAGGAAGGCTTATCCTGAGTGGTCACCTGCGGCGATTAAGTCTGCATTGATGACCACGGCTTATAATGTGGATAATTCTGGGGGGAGCATTAAGGATCTTGGAAGTGGGAAGGAGTCAAATCCGTTTATTCATGGTGCTGGACATGTTGATCCCAATAGGGCTATTAACCCTGGCTTGGTTTATGATTTGGACACTGGTGACTATGTGGCGTTCTTGTGTTCTGTTGGGTATGATGCTAATCAGATTGCGGTTTTCACTAGAGAGCCTGCTGCTGAAAGTGTTTGTGAAGGGAAAGTGGGGAGGACTGGGAAGTTGGCGAGTCCCGGTGACTTGAATTACCCTTCTTTCGCGGTGAAGTTGGGTGGGGAAGGTGATTTGGTCAAGAATAAACGGGTTGTTACTAATGTGGGAAGCGAGGTTGATGCTGTTTACACTGTTAAGGTCAATCCTCCACctggtgttggtgttggtgtGTCTCCCAGCACGATTGTGTTCAGTGCCGAAAACAAGACACAGGCGTTTGAGGTCACGTTTAGTAGAGTTAAGTTGGATGGCTCTGAGAGTTTTGGCTCCATTGAGTGGACTGATGGAAGTCATGTTGTGAGGAGTCCAATTGCTGTTACTTGGAGCGGTGCATACTCATCGTCCGTTTGA